GAACTCCTGCACGTAAAGCGTCTTGTCGTATTGGGACCAGACCTGGTTGATGACGCCATCGCCGACCCGCCGGCCGTTCAGGCTTAGGCTGTAGTGCCCGAGGCCGACGATGCGAACCGTTCCAGAGCGGGGTTTCGCGTCGAGCCGGAAGCTCCGGCGCAGGATCGGGGCGGAGCGCTTGTCCGTGCTCGATGAATCCAGGGCCGGGCCGATCCACGCAGGATGCGCACTTTCCGGGGGGACGAACCCGGCCGCATCATGCTTCCGGCATTGGCCGTTCACGCCCGGCAGGACGAGGATGGCGAGGAGCAAGGCTAAGAGCTTGGGCTTGGGGCTCATAAATTTATTGTTTAGGAGGGTGCCTCGGCGCCGGCTAGGACTCCTGCTGGAATGGCGATTCGAACCGGCAGCCGGGGCATGCCGGCAAAGCGATGTCGTAGGGACGACCGCAGGCCAGGCACATCCGCTTCGTCTCGCCCGGATGAAGCGTCCGGTCGGGAAACGGCAGGCCCCGGTACTTGGCCACTTCATCTCCGACCTGAAAGAGCTTGAAAGCCCCGGGGCTCACTTCGATGCGTTCTTTGCGGCCGGCTTCAGTGCGAATCTCCAATCGATAGGCGGTTCCGACGACGCGCTTCCGTCTACGGCCGCTCCGGCCGTAGACGTCCGCCGTGGACTTTGCGACCAGGCGTCCCCGCCAGTTCTTATCCATCTTCCTGAACATATTTAGCATCAGGACGAGCATGAGGAAGGCGAAAAAGCCGCCGCTGGCGAGTCCTTCCTGCCAGGTGTACTTTCCGCTGATCAAGGCGCCGATGACGAGGCCGGCCGGGATGAGCAGGATGAGGGCGATGAACCACCCCTTGGAGTAGGTGTGATAGTTGGCGCGATACTTCACCGCCCAATCCGGCGCGGTCCGCGAATCCCTTGTTTTTGAGTCTTGAGCTGACATTCGGTGTCTCCCTTCTCTTTATTCTATAATAAGCCTATGTTCTTTTTCATCGGAGGCGTTTCTCCGCGCACGGACCGGCTGGAATCGCCCGGGAGTTGAGCTCATGAATTCCTGGAAATCCGTCCTCAAAGCCGACCCCACGCCGTGGCTGCTCGAAAAAGAAAACCCCGGCGTCCGCCGCCTGGCCCTGACCCGGCTTCTGGACCGCCCGGCGTCCGACCCGGAGATCAAGGAGGCCGGGCGCGACATCATGCGCCTGGGCCCGGTCCCCAAGATCCTGGCCGGGCAGAACGCCGACGGGTCCTGGGAGAAGCCGGACGATTTCTATGCGGCCAAGTACAAGGGCACTTCCTGGCGGCTCATCCTCCTGGCCGAGCTGGAAGCCGACGGTCGCGACCAACGGATCCGCCAGGCCTGCGAGTTCGTCTTGAAAAACTCGCAGGACCCCGCGAGCGGGGGCTTCGCCTATCACTCTTCGGGCCGATCGGGAGGGGGACGCGTCAGCGAAGTGATTCCCTGCCTGACCGGGAACATGGTTTGGAGTCTCATCCGCCTGGGCTTGGCCGATGATCCCCGCGTCAAGCGCGGCATCGAGTGGATCGTCCGTTATCAGCGCTTCGACGATCGCCTCGCCGTCGCCCCTACGGGGTGGCCCTACGACCGTTGGCAGACGTGCTGGGGGAGACACACTTGCCATATGGGGGCGGTCAAATCGCTTAAAGCTCTGGCCGCTCTGCCCGCCGCCAAACGGACGCCCGAAATCCGCAAATGCATCGATCGGGGCGCGGAGTATTTCTTGATCCACCACATCCACAAAAAGAGCCACAACCTGAGCGCCGTCTCCAAACCGGGTTGGCTGCGCCTCGGCTTTCCCTGGATGTATCAGACCGACATCCTCGAGATTCTCGGGCTCCTGACTCGCCTCGGCTATCAAGACGACCGGATGCGGGAGGCGATCGACCTCCTCATCTCCAAACAGGACGCTCGCGGCACTTGGACTTTGGAGAATACCTTCAACGGCCGTTATCCGGCGAACATCGAGGAGAAGGAAAAGCCCAGCAAATGGGTCACCGTCCACGCTCTCGGCGCGCTGAAGCGGTTCTTCAGCTGAGCGCCCGCCGCGGGATTTGACACCCCTCTCGCCCTCGCATAGAGTGGCCTCATACAATAGGAGATTCCCCATGCCCCGTCGCCCCGCCGTCCTCTCCCTCGCCTTGATCGCCGCGCTGACGCTCGCAACCGCGATTCCCGCGGCCGCCCAGCCGGTCGACGGCAAATATTTTTCCGGCCTGCACTGGCGCTCGATCGGGCCGTTCCGCGGCGGCCGGACCCGAGCCGTGGCCGGCGTCCCGTCGCAGCCCAATGTCCTTTATATCGGCGTCTGCAACGGCGGCGTCTGGAAGACGACCGACTACGGCCGGACCTGGAAGCCGATCTTCGACGGCCAGCCGACCGGCTCGATCGGCGTCGTCGCGGTGGCGCCCTCCAATCCCGACGTCGTCTACGTGGGTACCGGCGAGGGCCTGCAACGGCCCGACCTCTCGGTCGGCGACGGCGTCTATCGCTCCTCCGACGCGGGCCGGACCTGGACGCATCTCGGACTGCGCGACGCCCAGCAGATTCCCCAGCTCATCATTGATCCGCGCGACCCCGACCGGCTGTTCGTCGCCGCGTTGGGCCATCCCTACGGCCCCAACGAGGAGCGGGGCATCTACCGCTCCACCGACGGCGGCCGGACCTTCGTCAAGGTCCTGGGCGGCGACGAGAACACGGGCGGATCCGAGCTGGCCTTCGATCCTTCCGACCCGTCGATCGTCTACGCCGGTCTCTGGGAATCCCGGCAGGGGCCGTGGGAGAACGCGGCCTGGAGCGGGGCCGGCGGCGGGCTTTATAAATCGATCGACGGCGGTACGACCTGGCGGAAGCTCGCCATTTCCAGTGAAGAGGCTGCGGTCCAGGTGAACCTGGCGATCGCGCCCAGTTCTCCCAAGCGCCTTTACGCTTCGGTCGCCACCGCCCGCGGCACGGGCTTGTGGCGGTCCGAGGATGGCGGGGAGACATGGGTCCGCCCCTCCACCGACAACCGGCCGGCGGCCCGGATCGGCGGCGGCGACCTGCCGCGGATGGCCGTCCACCCCCGCGATCCCGACGTCGTGATCGTCGCCGGCACGGTGTCCTGGAAATCGACCGACGCCGGCAAGACCTGGGTCGCTTTTAAGGGCGCGCCTGGCGGCGACGATTATCAGAACCTCTGGATCAACCCGAACAATCCGGACGTCATCCTGATCGCCTCCGACCAGGGCGCCGTCGTCACCGTCAACGGCGGCCAGAGCTGGAGCTCCTGGTACAACCAGCCGACCGCCCAGCTTTACCACGTCGCCGCCGATAACGACTTCCCCTATAACGTTTACAGCGGGCAGCAGGAGAGCGGCTCGGTCGGCATCGCCAGTCGCGGCAATGACGGCCAAATCACCTTCCGCGAATGGCATCCGGTGGGTGTGGACGAATACGGCTATGTCGCGCCCGATCCGCTGGATTCCAACATCGTCTACGGCGGACGTAGCGTTACCCGCTACGACAAGCGGACAGGCCAGGTGCAGAACGTCGGCCCCCAGCCCGTGCGCGCCGCCGATACCCGGACCGTCCGGACCCAGCCGGTCGTGTTTTCCCCAGCCGATCCCCACGTCCTCTTTTTCGCCACGAATACCCTATGGCGCACGGCCGACGGGGGCCAAAGCTGGACTCACATCAGTCCGGACCTGACTCGGACCGAATGGGCCGTCCCAGCCGGCGTGGGCAAGTACAAGTCCGAGGCCAGCGCCCAGCCGGCGCGCAAAGGCGTCATTTACTCCATCGGCCCCTCGGCCCTCGACGTCAAGCGTATCTGGATCGGCACCGACGACGGGCTTATCCATGTCACGGCGGACGGCGGCAAGACCTGGGCCGACGTGACGCCTCCCGCGATCGGGCCCTGGGCCAAGATCGCCATCATCGAGGCCGGGCGCTTCGATCTTCAGACGGCCTTTGCCGCCGTCAATACGCTTCGGCTCGACGACATGAAGCCGCACATATTCAGGACCCATGACGGCGGCAAAACCTGGTCTCCGATCGTGAACGGCATCCCCGACGGGGCGCCGGTCAATGTCGTCCGGGAGGACCCCCGGCGGCGGGGCCTGCTGTTCGCCGGCACCGAGCGCGAGATCTATGTCTCCTTCGACGACGGGGATCACTGGCAGTCCCTGCGGTTGAACATGCCGGCTACATCGATGCGCGACCTGATCGTCAAGGACGACGACCTCGTCGTAGCCACTCACGGCCGGGGCTTTTGGATCCTCGACGACATCACTCCCCTGCGGCAGATGACCGCCGCCGCCCTGGCTGCGCCGGTTGCCCTCTTCAAGCCCCAGACCGCCGTTCGGGTGCGCTGGAATATGAATACCGACACGCCGTTGCCGCCCGACGAGCCGGCCGGCGAAAACCCGCCCGACGGGGCGGTCATCCACTACGCCATGAAGACGGACCTGGCGGGGCCCCTGACCCTCGAAATCCTCGACGCTAAAGGGACCCTCGTCCGCCGCTACGCGAGCACGGATACGATCGAGAAGATCGATCCGGCCACGACCCCCGTTCCCTATTACTGGTACCGGCCGCCGCAAAAGCTCGAAACGACCGCGGGCCTGCACCGGTTCACTTGGGATATGCGCCACCAGCCGCTCGCGGGCGGCGGCGGACGCGGCGGCCTGCCCATCGCCGCCGTCGCCTTCAACACGGTCGCGGGATCCAATGCGATCTGGGCAGCGCCCGGGGCATATACCGTCCGGCTGACCATCGACGGCAAGGCCTATACCCAACCCCTGGCTTTGATCATGGACCCGCGGGTGAAAACTCCGGCCGCCGACCTGGCCTGGGTTTTCGAGACGTCACGGACGCTTTATGACGGAGTCCTGGAAACGCAGGAGGCCCTGCGGCAGCTGCGGTCGATCCGGGCCCAGGTCGCGAAGATTCGCGGCGGCACCGTGCCTCCGGCATTGGGCGAGGCGCTGGCCGCGTTCGACAAGAAAGCAGCGGCGTTGGAAGGCTCGGCCGGCGGGACGGGCCAGCGCGGGGGCGGGGCTCCGGCTCCGGCCGCGGGCGCAGCGGACACGCTGTCCGGCGTCAGCGCCGGCCTGCCGTCCGTGATGGGCCTGCTGCAGGCCTCCGAAAGCACGCCCACGACTCAAGTCGCGGCGGCCGTCGCGGATCGGCTGCGGGCTTTGGGAGTCGTGCGCGGCGCCTGGCGCGCTTTCTCTACGGCGGATTTGAACGCCCTCAATGCGTTGCTCAAGGCGGCCGGCCTGCCCGCCGTCGCGATCGCCCCTTGAAAGAGCCGATGCTCTGGCGCGGAATGGACCGACCGGGAGGATGGAAATGATGAAGCTGGGGACGGTTTTGTTTCTGTTGTGCGGTGCGATCTTGGGGGCGGGCCACGTTGCCGCCGACATGGACGTCCGAAGGGGCGGCTCGCTTTGGGCCCGCATCGAGGCGGGCGGAGCCATCCGCATCGACGGCCGCCTGGCCGGATATTTCGAGGACGACGGGGCGGTCCGCAAGGACGGCTCGCTCGTGGGTAAGATCGAACCCGACGGCGCCATCCGCCGCGGCGGCAGCCTGGTCGGGGCGATCGAGCCGGACGGCACTTTTCGCCGGGGCGGGTCGATCATCGGCCGCATCGCGAGCGACGGGACGATCCGCAAGGACGGCTCGCTTTGGGGCTCGGTCTCCGAGTGCTGCAACGACCACGAGGCCATGCGCAAGGTGGCTGCCGTCCTTGTCTTTTTCGACGCGGGGTACTTCAAGGACTGATTTGAAACATCGTCCGGGTTGTGATTAAATCGGATCTTCCCTTCCGTTCTTCGGACGGCCATCTCCCAATCGGTATGGGGCAACAAGCTTGGATTTGAAGATCAAAGACATCGTCGATCTCCTGCAAATTCCGGAAAAGACGATCCGGCAGTGGGTCAAGGAAAACAAGATCCCCCACTATATCATTCACCATCAAGTCCGCTTCAACCGGACGGAGATCAACGAATGGATCCTCGACCGGAAGCCGGAGCTGGCCGCCAACCTCCTGGGGTTGAGCATCGCCGGCCGTCCGACCCGGCTGGCCGACCTCCTGCGCCAGGGCGGCATCCATTACGATCTGCCCGGCCGGACGGTCATGGAGATCCTGCCGGCGGCCATCGAGGCTATTCGGATGCCCGAGGGCCTATCCCGGCGGGATACCCTGGCCGCCCTGATCGATCGGGAGGAGCTGATGACGACGGCCATCGGCCGGGGCATCGCCATCCCTCATCCCCGCAACCCCCTCCTCGCCGACGGCGGCGATGCCCGGGTGGCGGTCTGCTTCCTCCGGGAGCCGGCGGATTTCGGAGCATTGGACGGCCGCCCTGTCCATACGCTGTTCCTCCTGCTGACCGACAGCCCGCGGCGGCATCTCGAGGTCCTGTCCAAGATCTCCTACCTCTGCCAGATTCCCGCCTTCCTGGCGCTCCTCGAATCCCGCCGTCCGGCCGAGGAGATCTTCGGATTCATCCAGGACCGCGAGCGCGAATGGACGAAGCTGGAGGCCGGCCCGCGATGACCCTGTTTTTGGCCGGGACCGGACTTTTTCTCCTGGCGGGGATCGCCACTCTCTTCGTCGGTCCTTCCCGCAAAGGCCTGATTTTCGCGGGCGGAGCGGCCGCGGCCCAAGCCCTGCTCCTGCCCGCGGCGATCAAGGTTTTACTGGGGGGGGGCTCTCCGAGCGCGGCGGTCGAATTCTCGTTCCCCATCGGGCGGGCCGTCCTGCGGCTCGATCCGTTGGCCGCCTTTTTCGTGCTGATCGTCAGCCTGGGCGGTTTCCTGGCGGCGGTCTATTCGAAAGGGTATATGAAAGCCGAGTCCGGGGACCGGTCTTCGCTCTCGCGCTACTATCTGTTCATGGGACTCCTGATCGCTGCGATGCTGGTGGTCGTGACGGTCCAGAACGCCCTACTGTTTCTGATCGCCTGGGAAGTCATGTCGCTGGCCTCCTTCTTCCTGGTCGCGCACGAACACGCCAAGGACGAAGTCCGGCGGGCCGGCGTTTATTATCTCGTGGCCATGCAGGTCGGGGCGGCCTTTCTGATCGCCGCCTTCGTCTGGACCTCCAGCCTCTCCGGCAGTCTGGACTTCGCTTCGTTCGGCCCGGCCCTGGGCGGAGAGGGCTTGCTTCCGAGCCTTCTGTTCCTGCTGTTCTTCGTCGGATTCGGGACCAAAGCCGGCTTCGTTCCGTTCCATACCTGGCTGCCGCTGGCTCACCCGGCCGCGCCGACGGGCGTCTCGGCGCTGATGTCCGGGGTGATGATCAAGACCGGCATCTACGGCATCCTGCGCATCCTTCTCCTGGGCGGCGGCCGGAGCCTCGTCCTGGGCTATATCGTCCTGGCCGTCGGCATCGTATCGGGAATCTACGGGGTGATGAACGCTATCGCCCAGCACGACCTGAAACGGCTGCTGGCTTACCACAGTATCGAGAACATCGGCCTCATCGGCCTGGGCATCGGGATGGGCATGATCGGGCTGGCCGCCGGGCAGGAGGGGATCGCCGTGCTGGGGTTTTTCGGGGCGGTTCTCCACACTTTCAACCACTTCACGTTCAAGAGCCTGCTTTTCTACGGAGCCGGCGTCGTCTATTTAAAGACCCATACCCGGGACATCGACCGGCTGGGCGGGCTTGTCCGTGTCGTGCCGGTCACCTCGGCTCTTTTCCTGGTCGGGTCGCTGGCCATTTGTGGGCTCCCGCTCTTCAGCGGGTTTATCAGCGAGTTCGCCCTTTATTCCGGACTGATCCGGGGCTTGGCCTCCGGCCCCTTCCCGCGCTTCGCCGCCCTGGCCGGGTTGGCCGGCTTGGCCTTTATCGGTGTCATGGCCGTCCTTTGCTTCAGCAAGGTGTTCGGCATCGTCTTCCTCGGCTCGCCCCGGAGCGCCCGGGCCGAAACGCCCGGAGAGGGTTCCGGCTGGCTCGTAACGCCGATGGCCGTCCTGGCGGTCCTCATCGTCTTCGTCGGGATGCTGGCCCCGCTGGTGATCCCCCTCCTCGGCCCCGTCGTCCGGCCGATCGCCGCCGGGGGCGCGGACGGGGAATGGCTCCGGCTTGTCGACTTGTTCCGCCGCATCGCCCCGGCCTTGGCCGTCTTCGGCGGTTTGATCGTCTTTTTTATCGCCCTTCGCCGACTCTTGATCGGGACGAAGCCGGTTGCCGTTTTTAAAACCTGGGACTGCGGCTATCAAGCGGAAAGTCCCCGTTTCCAGTACACCGCCGGATCATTTGCCGCGCCGTTCCTGCGGCTGATCGCGCCGCTCGTCCCTACGCACCAGCACATTGCCCCGCCGGAAGGGTTGTTTCCCGCGGGGGCGGAGTACCGCAGCCACCCGTTGGACTTGGTCGAGATCCGTCTGATCCGGCCGCTCGTCGGAGTTATCCGTCGATTCTTGAAGCTCTTCACCTGGATCCAGACGGGACAGACGCAGAATTATATTCTCTACGGGCTGATCTTCCTCATCGTCCTGATCATTTGGATCATCGGAGTCCGTTGAATGAGCCACCTCCCCGGTTACCTCGTCCTGCTCGCGGCCTCGGTCCTCTTCACCGGCGTCGCGGGCCGGGTCAAAGCCTGGTGGGCCGGCCGTCGGGGGGCGCCTTTATTACAAGAGGTCTTCGATCTCCGCAAGCTCGTCCGTAAGGGCGAGGTGATCAGCCGGACGACGTCCTTCGTCTTCCGGTTGAACCCGCCCGTCCAGGTCGCAGCCGTCGCCTTCGCCGCCCTGCTCGTGCCTCTGCCCGGCCAGCCCTCGCTTCTCCATATCCCCGGCGACTTCGTCCTCTTTACTTATGCCTTCGGCCTGGCCAAGTTCATGGCCGTGATCGCGGCCTTGGACACGGGCAG
Above is a window of Candidatus Aminicenantes bacterium DNA encoding:
- a CDS encoding glycoside hydrolase — protein: MPRRPAVLSLALIAALTLATAIPAAAQPVDGKYFSGLHWRSIGPFRGGRTRAVAGVPSQPNVLYIGVCNGGVWKTTDYGRTWKPIFDGQPTGSIGVVAVAPSNPDVVYVGTGEGLQRPDLSVGDGVYRSSDAGRTWTHLGLRDAQQIPQLIIDPRDPDRLFVAALGHPYGPNEERGIYRSTDGGRTFVKVLGGDENTGGSELAFDPSDPSIVYAGLWESRQGPWENAAWSGAGGGLYKSIDGGTTWRKLAISSEEAAVQVNLAIAPSSPKRLYASVATARGTGLWRSEDGGETWVRPSTDNRPAARIGGGDLPRMAVHPRDPDVVIVAGTVSWKSTDAGKTWVAFKGAPGGDDYQNLWINPNNPDVILIASDQGAVVTVNGGQSWSSWYNQPTAQLYHVAADNDFPYNVYSGQQESGSVGIASRGNDGQITFREWHPVGVDEYGYVAPDPLDSNIVYGGRSVTRYDKRTGQVQNVGPQPVRAADTRTVRTQPVVFSPADPHVLFFATNTLWRTADGGQSWTHISPDLTRTEWAVPAGVGKYKSEASAQPARKGVIYSIGPSALDVKRIWIGTDDGLIHVTADGGKTWADVTPPAIGPWAKIAIIEAGRFDLQTAFAAVNTLRLDDMKPHIFRTHDGGKTWSPIVNGIPDGAPVNVVREDPRRRGLLFAGTEREIYVSFDDGDHWQSLRLNMPATSMRDLIVKDDDLVVATHGRGFWILDDITPLRQMTAAALAAPVALFKPQTAVRVRWNMNTDTPLPPDEPAGENPPDGAVIHYAMKTDLAGPLTLEILDAKGTLVRRYASTDTIEKIDPATTPVPYYWYRPPQKLETTAGLHRFTWDMRHQPLAGGGGRGGLPIAAVAFNTVAGSNAIWAAPGAYTVRLTIDGKAYTQPLALIMDPRVKTPAADLAWVFETSRTLYDGVLETQEALRQLRSIRAQVAKIRGGTVPPALGEALAAFDKKAAALEGSAGGTGQRGGGAPAPAAGAADTLSGVSAGLPSVMGLLQASESTPTTQVAAAVADRLRALGVVRGAWRAFSTADLNALNALLKAAGLPAVAIAP
- a CDS encoding proton-conducting transporter membrane subunit; this encodes MTLFLAGTGLFLLAGIATLFVGPSRKGLIFAGGAAAAQALLLPAAIKVLLGGGSPSAAVEFSFPIGRAVLRLDPLAAFFVLIVSLGGFLAAVYSKGYMKAESGDRSSLSRYYLFMGLLIAAMLVVVTVQNALLFLIAWEVMSLASFFLVAHEHAKDEVRRAGVYYLVAMQVGAAFLIAAFVWTSSLSGSLDFASFGPALGGEGLLPSLLFLLFFVGFGTKAGFVPFHTWLPLAHPAAPTGVSALMSGVMIKTGIYGILRILLLGGGRSLVLGYIVLAVGIVSGIYGVMNAIAQHDLKRLLAYHSIENIGLIGLGIGMGMIGLAAGQEGIAVLGFFGAVLHTFNHFTFKSLLFYGAGVVYLKTHTRDIDRLGGLVRVVPVTSALFLVGSLAICGLPLFSGFISEFALYSGLIRGLASGPFPRFAALAGLAGLAFIGVMAVLCFSKVFGIVFLGSPRSARAETPGEGSGWLVTPMAVLAVLIVFVGMLAPLVIPLLGPVVRPIAAGGADGEWLRLVDLFRRIAPALAVFGGLIVFFIALRRLLIGTKPVAVFKTWDCGYQAESPRFQYTAGSFAAPFLRLIAPLVPTHQHIAPPEGLFPAGAEYRSHPLDLVEIRLIRPLVGVIRRFLKLFTWIQTGQTQNYILYGLIFLIVLIIWIIGVR
- a CDS encoding PTS sugar transporter subunit IIA, coding for MKIKDIVDLLQIPEKTIRQWVKENKIPHYIIHHQVRFNRTEINEWILDRKPELAANLLGLSIAGRPTRLADLLRQGGIHYDLPGRTVMEILPAAIEAIRMPEGLSRRDTLAALIDREELMTTAIGRGIAIPHPRNPLLADGGDARVAVCFLREPADFGALDGRPVHTLFLLLTDSPRRHLEVLSKISYLCQIPAFLALLESRRPAEEIFGFIQDREREWTKLEAGPR
- a CDS encoding polymer-forming cytoskeletal family protein — protein: MMKLGTVLFLLCGAILGAGHVAADMDVRRGGSLWARIEAGGAIRIDGRLAGYFEDDGAVRKDGSLVGKIEPDGAIRRGGSLVGAIEPDGTFRRGGSIIGRIASDGTIRKDGSLWGSVSECCNDHEAMRKVAAVLVFFDAGYFKD
- a CDS encoding nitrogen fixation protein NifH, with amino-acid sequence MNSWKSVLKADPTPWLLEKENPGVRRLALTRLLDRPASDPEIKEAGRDIMRLGPVPKILAGQNADGSWEKPDDFYAAKYKGTSWRLILLAELEADGRDQRIRQACEFVLKNSQDPASGGFAYHSSGRSGGGRVSEVIPCLTGNMVWSLIRLGLADDPRVKRGIEWIVRYQRFDDRLAVAPTGWPYDRWQTCWGRHTCHMGAVKSLKALAALPAAKRTPEIRKCIDRGAEYFLIHHIHKKSHNLSAVSKPGWLRLGFPWMYQTDILEILGLLTRLGYQDDRMREAIDLLISKQDARGTWTLENTFNGRYPANIEEKEKPSKWVTVHALGALKRFFS